A window of the Euzebya pacifica genome harbors these coding sequences:
- a CDS encoding nuclease-related domain-containing DEAD/DEAH box helicase, producing MHDTLRLAVASDVRLLPQVMLRVGERGTAQEVEADLIVVDPAHGVTVVEVKGGTMLFDPGRNLWRRREAAGQEVRDPVAQVKRALAIVKRHLDQSRFPVEAIPFRWVVATPDCTLDSPGEGLLPEELLWDARALGEMAGALARTQGKPDGGTTPIGEVRAEAIARALRGRAVEGTPSDAARVAAHEQQVVALTESHRNVMHQFLRHQRVLVRGAAGTGKTMLALEVAALHASQGARVLVTCWHKLLATHLREGLLNRLSTFGSPAADDVTDDPTGRVVVTDLASLAGGAEPPAGADPREWFYEVLPDRLSPDATGGPFDVIVLDEAQDPGELWHLALAGLSVDGGRWFAFADRQQDLFGTAPALKDFVDVAHELRENFRNTRQIAAFATWFGDVETDCLTGDGPEVVKVAVPADRIVGRTTEIAKKLRRDEGYRPDQVAAIWLFHNPWKHDPDGLVAQHRGGEMVTTNSAAFKGMEREVVVLGIDLRPGLPLDDLKRLVYTAATRARSKLVVVADPDQLRQAELYILAGLFKRSSPSTPG from the coding sequence GTGCACGACACGTTGCGGCTGGCCGTTGCTTCCGATGTTCGGTTGCTGCCGCAGGTGATGCTGCGCGTTGGCGAGCGCGGAACAGCCCAGGAGGTGGAGGCGGACCTGATCGTGGTCGACCCAGCCCACGGTGTCACGGTGGTCGAGGTCAAGGGCGGGACGATGCTCTTCGACCCCGGCCGTAACCTGTGGCGGCGGCGCGAGGCTGCCGGGCAGGAGGTCCGGGACCCCGTTGCGCAGGTCAAGCGTGCGCTTGCGATCGTCAAGCGTCATCTCGACCAGAGCCGCTTCCCGGTCGAGGCCATCCCCTTCCGATGGGTCGTGGCCACGCCGGACTGCACCCTCGACTCGCCGGGGGAGGGGCTGCTGCCCGAGGAGCTGCTGTGGGACGCGCGGGCGTTGGGCGAAATGGCCGGCGCGCTGGCCAGGACCCAGGGGAAACCCGACGGCGGAACCACGCCCATCGGCGAGGTCCGGGCCGAGGCGATCGCCAGAGCCCTCCGCGGACGAGCGGTTGAGGGAACACCGAGCGACGCCGCCCGTGTGGCGGCGCACGAGCAGCAGGTCGTGGCACTGACCGAGTCGCACCGCAACGTCATGCACCAGTTCCTGCGCCACCAGCGGGTGCTGGTCCGCGGGGCGGCCGGGACGGGCAAGACGATGCTGGCGCTGGAGGTGGCGGCCCTGCATGCCTCCCAGGGTGCGCGTGTCCTGGTGACGTGCTGGCACAAGCTGCTGGCCACCCACCTTCGGGAGGGCCTGCTGAACCGGTTGTCGACGTTCGGCTCGCCCGCCGCCGATGACGTCACAGACGACCCGACGGGAAGGGTGGTCGTCACCGACCTGGCCTCGCTCGCTGGGGGAGCCGAGCCGCCGGCTGGAGCAGATCCGCGGGAGTGGTTCTACGAAGTCCTCCCCGACCGGTTGAGTCCCGACGCCACGGGCGGGCCCTTCGACGTCATCGTCCTCGACGAGGCGCAGGACCCGGGTGAGCTGTGGCACCTGGCGTTGGCCGGGCTGAGCGTTGACGGCGGTCGCTGGTTCGCCTTCGCCGACCGGCAGCAGGACCTGTTCGGTACCGCGCCAGCGCTCAAGGACTTCGTGGACGTCGCGCACGAGCTGCGGGAGAACTTCCGCAACACCCGGCAGATCGCCGCGTTCGCGACCTGGTTCGGTGATGTGGAAACCGACTGCCTGACCGGCGACGGCCCGGAGGTCGTCAAGGTCGCCGTGCCCGCCGACCGGATCGTCGGCCGAACGACGGAGATCGCCAAGAAGCTCCGGCGCGACGAGGGCTACCGCCCCGACCAGGTCGCCGCCATCTGGCTGTTCCACAACCCGTGGAAGCACGACCCTGACGGACTGGTTGCCCAGCACCGCGGCGGTGAGATGGTCACCACCAACAGCGCGGCGTTCAAGGGCATGGAGCGTGAGGTGGTCGTGCTCGGCATCGACCTCCGGCCGGGTCTCCCGCTTGATGACCTCAAGCGACTCGTCTACACCGCAGCCACCAGAGCGAGGTCGAAGCTGGTCGTCGTCGCCGATCCCGATCAGCTACGGCAGGCCGAGCTGTACATCCTGGCAGGCTTGTTCAAGCGCTCGTCCCCCTCGACACCCGGTTGA
- the istB gene encoding IS21-like element helper ATPase IstB has translation MATTPASATDSHLAYLCRAMKAPSLAAAAPRLADRAREEGWTHEAFLAACLEKEVDARAAHGGQARIKAAKFPARKTLEDFDFDHQTSVKRELIGHLGQLDFVDARANVVFLGPPGTGKTHLSIALGIRACLAGHRVAFATAAQWVDRLGAAHAAGRLQDELRALGRVPVVVIDEVGYIPFEAEAANLFFQLIAARYERASVIMSSNKPFSRWGEVFGDPVVAAAMIDRLVHHADVVPLKGDSYRLKDRDLGRVPAADPAP, from the coding sequence ATGGCAACCACGCCGGCGTCGGCCACCGACAGCCACCTGGCCTACCTGTGCCGGGCCATGAAGGCCCCGTCCCTCGCGGCGGCCGCCCCGCGGCTGGCCGACCGGGCCCGCGAGGAGGGCTGGACCCACGAGGCGTTCCTCGCCGCGTGCCTTGAGAAAGAAGTCGACGCCCGCGCCGCCCACGGCGGCCAGGCCCGCATCAAAGCCGCGAAGTTCCCGGCCCGCAAGACCCTGGAGGACTTCGACTTCGACCACCAGACCTCCGTCAAGCGCGAATTGATCGGCCATCTCGGCCAGCTCGACTTCGTCGACGCCCGCGCCAACGTGGTGTTCCTCGGCCCGCCCGGCACCGGCAAGACCCACCTCTCCATCGCGCTGGGCATCCGCGCCTGCCTGGCCGGTCACCGCGTCGCCTTCGCCACCGCCGCCCAATGGGTCGACCGGCTCGGCGCCGCCCACGCCGCCGGCCGGCTCCAGGACGAACTCCGCGCCCTCGGCCGCGTCCCCGTCGTGGTCATCGACGAGGTCGGCTACATCCCGTTTGAGGCCGAGGCCGCCAACCTGTTCTTCCAACTCATCGCCGCCAGATACGAACGCGCCAGCGTGATCATGAGCTCCAACAAGCCATTCAGCCGGTGGGGCGAGGTCTTCGGCGACCCCGTCGTGGCCGCAGCCATGATCGACCGGCTCGTCCACCACGCCGACGTCGTCCCGCTCAAGGGCGACAGCTACCGCCTCAAGGACCGCGACCTCGGCCGCGTCCCCGCCGCCGACCCAGCACCATGA
- the istA gene encoding IS21 family transposase: MIDVEQWAEVRRLHFAEGMAIKAIVRATGLSRNTVRAAIRSASPPKYEREAAGSAVDAFEPQIRQLLKATPDMPATVIAERIGWSRGMTVLRDRVRELRPAYLLPEGYGRTVYREGELAQWDLWFPEDLKVPVGFGQTAVLPVIVGVPCYSRWITARMIPSKDKHDVLGGHLWCLRDLGRVPRKGVYDGEPAISVRRGRKLVYTQEYLAFRGTLGMGSIVLAKGHPERKGVVERANGYLETSFMPGRSFGSIDDFNTQLGLWLEDRANVRVHAGLRQRPSERIDADLAAMLPLPPVPPDVDWTHTVRLGADHWVRVDTNDYSVHPGAIGRKVTIRRTADQVVVTCGRDEVARHDRVLAKHQTITDPAHDAARKARAQLLELPVAGPDTGVEQRDLADYDRLLGVA, from the coding sequence GTGATTGACGTGGAGCAGTGGGCTGAGGTCCGCCGGTTGCATTTCGCTGAGGGGATGGCGATCAAGGCGATCGTGCGGGCGACGGGGTTGTCGCGCAACACGGTGCGGGCGGCGATCCGCTCGGCGTCGCCACCGAAGTACGAGCGGGAGGCGGCGGGGTCGGCGGTGGATGCGTTCGAGCCGCAGATCCGCCAGTTGCTCAAGGCCACGCCGGACATGCCGGCCACGGTGATCGCCGAGCGGATCGGCTGGTCGCGGGGGATGACGGTGCTGCGCGACCGGGTGCGTGAGCTGCGTCCGGCCTACCTGCTGCCGGAGGGGTATGGCCGCACCGTCTATCGGGAGGGCGAGCTGGCCCAGTGGGACCTGTGGTTCCCCGAGGACCTGAAGGTGCCGGTCGGGTTCGGACAGACCGCGGTGCTGCCGGTGATCGTCGGGGTGCCCTGCTACTCGCGGTGGATCACCGCCCGGATGATCCCGTCCAAGGACAAACACGACGTGCTCGGCGGGCACCTGTGGTGCCTCCGCGACCTGGGCCGGGTGCCCCGCAAGGGGGTGTATGACGGCGAGCCCGCGATCAGCGTCCGGCGGGGCCGCAAGCTGGTCTACACCCAGGAGTACTTGGCGTTCCGAGGCACGTTGGGGATGGGCTCGATCGTGCTGGCCAAGGGCCACCCGGAGCGCAAGGGGGTGGTGGAGCGGGCCAACGGCTACCTGGAAACGAGCTTCATGCCCGGACGCAGCTTCGGCTCGATCGACGACTTCAACACCCAGCTGGGCCTGTGGCTTGAGGACCGGGCCAACGTCAGGGTCCACGCCGGGCTGCGCCAGCGGCCCTCCGAACGCATCGACGCCGACCTGGCCGCGATGCTGCCGCTGCCGCCGGTGCCGCCCGATGTCGATTGGACCCACACCGTCCGGTTGGGCGCCGACCACTGGGTGCGGGTGGACACCAACGACTACTCCGTCCACCCGGGCGCGATCGGCCGCAAGGTCACCATCCGCCGCACCGCCGATCAGGTCGTGGTGACCTGTGGCCGCGACGAGGTCGCCCGCCACGACCGGGTCCTCGCCAAGCATCAGACCATCACCGACCCGGCCCACGACGCCGCCCGCAAGGCCCGCGCCCAGCTGCTCGAGCTGCCCGTCGCCGGCCCCGACACCGGTGTGGAGCAGCGGGACCTCGCCGACTACGACCGGCTGCTCGGGGTGGCCTGA
- a CDS encoding DEAD/DEAH box helicase, whose product MPEPAAPRLHPAVLHHVVNTLGWPSLRPLQQQAIEPVMAGEHAVMLAPTAGGKTEAATFPILSRMLTEDWNGLSVLYVCPLKALLNNLFPRLESYAQMVGRTAGVWHGDIGRGVRGRMLAEPPDILLTTPESLEVMLISQTIDARAFLGNVRTVVVDEVHAFAGDDRGWHLLSLLERVSHLAGGPVQRIGLSATVGDPGGLLEWLKGSDTGRAGGVINPAADATTDQTEITVDFVGTIDNAATVISRLHRGEKRLVFVDSRARVEELSTALRLLDVATFVSHSSLSADERRYAERAFTEARDCVIVATSTLELGIDVGDLDRVIQIDAPSTVASFLQRIGRTGRRSGTSRNCLFLCTKDAAVLQAAGLLALWEDGWVEPVTPPPAPAHLFAQQLMALSLQEGRVGRQLWREWMGPLPAFAAMDPEPVEEIVEWMVNQAILVDEGGMLSFGIEGEESYGRRHFLDLIAVFTAAPLMTVWHGRRELGSIDPLSLQRRQDGPAVILLGGRPWRVKDVDWPRRLVFVEPSDDMGKSRWNSGGPAISYELAQAMARVLEGHTPGVTWSQRAKSVLAQQRSWHEWASPDGTVVGSDGGRPVWWTFAGTKANLALTEHLDCAGSVNAATELYVPLRPGTTQAGATAAIAELKRSDASDLLPGVSPGAVTGLKFNECLPLPLAMHTLAERLRDDDAVAATLEKALRAIA is encoded by the coding sequence GTGCCTGAACCAGCCGCACCGCGCTTGCACCCCGCTGTCCTTCATCACGTGGTCAACACGCTTGGTTGGCCGTCGCTTCGGCCGCTGCAGCAGCAGGCCATCGAGCCGGTCATGGCCGGGGAGCACGCGGTCATGCTGGCGCCGACAGCGGGAGGCAAGACCGAAGCCGCGACCTTTCCGATCTTGTCCCGGATGCTGACCGAGGACTGGAACGGGCTGTCGGTGCTCTACGTGTGCCCGCTGAAGGCACTGCTGAACAACCTGTTCCCGCGGCTCGAGTCCTACGCGCAGATGGTCGGGCGGACCGCGGGTGTGTGGCACGGCGACATCGGGCGGGGCGTGCGGGGTCGGATGCTGGCCGAGCCGCCGGACATCCTGCTGACGACACCAGAGTCGTTGGAGGTCATGCTGATCTCCCAGACCATCGACGCGCGGGCGTTCCTCGGCAACGTCCGCACCGTGGTGGTCGACGAGGTGCATGCCTTCGCCGGGGACGACCGCGGCTGGCACCTGCTGTCGCTGCTGGAGCGCGTCAGCCACCTGGCCGGCGGACCCGTCCAGCGCATCGGGTTGTCGGCAACGGTCGGGGACCCCGGCGGCCTGTTGGAGTGGTTGAAGGGCAGCGACACCGGTCGGGCCGGTGGCGTGATCAACCCGGCGGCCGACGCGACGACCGACCAGACCGAGATCACCGTCGACTTCGTCGGCACGATCGACAACGCGGCAACGGTCATCAGCCGCCTGCACCGCGGAGAGAAGCGGCTGGTGTTCGTCGACAGCCGAGCGCGGGTGGAGGAGCTGTCCACCGCCCTGCGGCTGCTCGACGTGGCCACCTTCGTGTCGCACTCGTCGTTGTCAGCAGATGAGCGGCGGTATGCCGAGCGGGCGTTCACCGAGGCTCGCGACTGCGTCATCGTGGCCACCTCGACGCTCGAGCTGGGCATCGACGTGGGCGACCTGGATCGGGTCATCCAGATCGACGCGCCCTCGACCGTGGCGTCGTTCCTGCAGCGGATCGGTCGGACCGGCCGGCGATCGGGAACCAGCCGCAACTGCCTGTTTCTGTGCACCAAGGACGCGGCGGTGCTGCAGGCTGCTGGGCTGCTGGCCCTGTGGGAGGACGGATGGGTGGAACCGGTCACCCCACCCCCGGCCCCCGCGCACCTGTTCGCCCAGCAGCTGATGGCCCTGTCCCTGCAGGAGGGGCGTGTCGGTCGGCAGCTGTGGCGTGAGTGGATGGGACCGTTGCCCGCATTCGCGGCGATGGACCCCGAGCCGGTCGAGGAGATCGTCGAGTGGATGGTCAACCAAGCCATCCTTGTCGACGAGGGCGGGATGCTCTCCTTCGGGATCGAGGGCGAGGAGAGCTACGGCCGACGCCACTTCCTCGACCTGATCGCGGTGTTCACCGCGGCCCCGCTGATGACGGTCTGGCACGGCCGGCGGGAGCTCGGGAGCATCGACCCCCTCAGCCTCCAGCGCCGTCAGGACGGCCCGGCGGTGATCCTGTTGGGTGGCCGGCCGTGGCGGGTCAAGGACGTCGACTGGCCGCGTCGCCTCGTGTTCGTCGAGCCCAGCGACGACATGGGCAAGAGCCGGTGGAACTCCGGTGGTCCCGCGATCTCCTACGAGCTGGCGCAGGCCATGGCCCGCGTCCTCGAGGGACACACCCCCGGAGTGACCTGGTCCCAGCGGGCGAAGTCGGTGTTGGCCCAGCAACGGTCGTGGCACGAGTGGGCGTCACCGGACGGCACAGTGGTCGGCAGCGACGGCGGCCGCCCGGTGTGGTGGACGTTCGCGGGCACCAAGGCCAACCTTGCGCTGACCGAGCACCTCGATTGCGCCGGGTCGGTCAACGCGGCCACCGAGCTGTACGTGCCCCTGCGCCCGGGCACGACCCAAGCGGGTGCGACCGCCGCCATCGCCGAGTTGAAGCGCAGCGACGCGTCGGACCTGCTTCCTGGGGTTTCCCCCGGCGCCGTCACGGGCCTGAAGTTCAACGAATGCCTGCCTCTGCCTTTGGCGATGCACACGCTCGCCGAGCGACTGCGCGACGACGATGCCGTAGCCGCCACGCTGGAGAAGGCCCTCAGAGCCATTGCCTGA
- a CDS encoding ATP-binding protein produces MQREVERVLALPLEERGPGIVALPETQWFDRKSARLKATDLAPALTAFANAEGGTIVIGLRDGGVEGIDHVAPQENEWRQAAVDFTVPPVGLSIDKVPCLKADGHETNLLVLDIPASDRVHATHKDEVYLRIGDESRKLTFQQRQELEFDKGQSTFESTPVEGTVADLLDRNLLDGWAEAVDHPDVERLLAARGLITRSGSLTVGAVLLFGRAPQASFPSAHVRILRYRGTDRGTGRRQQVVADERLEGPLPHQITQAMEKIAALLPTRRALSRAGRFEAVGAIPHDAWLEGLVNAVTHRSYSQAGDHVRVEIFDDRLEIESPGRFPGVVDLDDPEAMTRFARNPRIARVLADLSLVQELGEGVRRIFEEMRLAGLEHPRYHQTAGSVRLTLSTEPVDRALEARLSETGRDLVRAIRQRERASTGELADLLGRSRPVVIRDLKILEQARLVEWVGSSPKDPRAYWRLPR; encoded by the coding sequence ATGCAGCGAGAGGTCGAACGAGTGCTCGCTCTTCCGCTGGAGGAGCGCGGCCCCGGAATTGTCGCGCTCCCGGAGACGCAGTGGTTCGATCGGAAGAGCGCCAGGTTGAAGGCCACCGACCTTGCGCCGGCGCTCACCGCGTTCGCGAACGCGGAGGGTGGGACGATCGTGATCGGACTGCGTGATGGTGGCGTTGAAGGGATCGATCACGTGGCGCCGCAGGAGAACGAGTGGCGGCAAGCCGCGGTCGACTTCACCGTCCCCCCGGTCGGCTTGAGCATCGACAAGGTTCCCTGCCTCAAGGCCGATGGTCACGAAACCAACCTCCTGGTCCTCGACATCCCGGCCAGCGATCGTGTCCATGCCACCCACAAGGACGAGGTCTATCTCCGCATCGGAGACGAGAGCCGAAAGCTGACCTTCCAGCAGCGCCAAGAGCTTGAGTTCGACAAAGGTCAAAGCACCTTCGAGAGCACTCCCGTGGAAGGCACGGTCGCCGACCTGCTCGACCGCAACCTCCTGGATGGCTGGGCTGAAGCGGTGGACCACCCGGACGTAGAGCGACTCCTGGCGGCCCGGGGCCTCATCACCCGGTCAGGGAGCCTGACGGTGGGCGCGGTGTTGCTGTTCGGACGGGCCCCGCAGGCGAGCTTTCCCTCAGCGCACGTGCGGATTCTCCGATACCGCGGGACCGACAGGGGCACGGGGCGTCGCCAGCAGGTCGTTGCTGACGAGCGACTGGAAGGGCCGCTGCCGCATCAGATCACTCAGGCAATGGAGAAGATCGCCGCGTTGCTGCCGACTCGGCGGGCGCTGAGCCGGGCCGGACGCTTCGAGGCTGTCGGCGCCATTCCTCATGACGCCTGGTTGGAGGGGCTCGTGAATGCGGTGACTCACCGGTCCTACAGCCAAGCGGGTGACCACGTTCGGGTGGAGATCTTCGATGACCGCCTCGAGATCGAGAGCCCCGGGAGGTTCCCAGGCGTGGTCGATCTTGACGACCCGGAGGCCATGACCCGGTTTGCTCGCAACCCCCGGATCGCGCGTGTCCTTGCCGACCTGAGCCTTGTCCAAGAGCTGGGTGAGGGTGTCCGCCGAATCTTCGAGGAGATGCGGCTCGCTGGACTGGAGCATCCCCGCTACCACCAGACCGCGGGGAGTGTGCGCCTGACCCTGTCGACGGAGCCGGTTGACCGGGCGCTCGAGGCGCGACTGTCCGAGACCGGTCGCGACCTGGTGAGGGCGATACGCCAGCGGGAGCGGGCGAGCACCGGCGAGCTGGCCGATCTTCTTGGCCGTTCACGGCCTGTGGTCATCCGGGATCTGAAGATTCTTGAGCAGGCTCGACTGGTTGAGTGGGTGGGCTCGAGCCCGAAGGACCCCCGGGCCTACTGGCGACTGCCCCGCTGA
- the brxD gene encoding BREX system ATP-binding protein BrxD, with translation MSSVSTISPQRRQDVIDALRRGTVPERGLDLLAVGLDRFETAIDEELAKVQRGGANFKAIRGEYGSGKTFAVRWLAERARRQGFATAEVQISEGETPLHKLQTVYRRVCERLTTPDMAGGALRSVIDGWFFALEEDVLAGGEVQESDEAGLLAATEALAERRLAEVARQAPAFTTVLRAYRRAVADGDVAQAEGLLAWLGGQPHVAAAVKRAAGIKGDLDHGGALSFLSGLLTVLRDAGRSGLVLVLDEVETLQRVRGDVRERALNGLRQLIDEIDGGRFPGLYLVITGTPAFFDGPQGVKRLPPLAQRLHTDFTTDARFDNPRAVQIRLSGFSHDGLVEVGTRVRDIYADGPAAPDRVRQHVDDSFVATLANAVTGDLGGQVGIAPRVFLRKLVEDVLDRVDQFDDFDPRQHYTLTIGDAELTDLERNARAATSVDDIDLEL, from the coding sequence TTGTCGAGCGTGTCTACGATCAGCCCACAACGACGCCAGGACGTCATCGACGCGCTTCGACGAGGAACTGTCCCGGAGCGTGGCCTGGACCTCCTCGCCGTCGGGCTGGACCGGTTCGAGACGGCCATCGACGAAGAGCTGGCGAAGGTCCAGCGAGGCGGGGCCAACTTCAAGGCCATCCGCGGTGAGTACGGGTCCGGCAAGACCTTCGCCGTCCGGTGGCTCGCCGAGCGGGCTCGCCGCCAGGGGTTCGCCACGGCCGAGGTGCAAATCAGCGAGGGCGAGACGCCGCTGCACAAGCTGCAGACCGTCTACCGCCGGGTGTGCGAGCGGCTGACCACCCCAGACATGGCTGGAGGGGCGTTGCGGTCGGTCATCGACGGCTGGTTCTTCGCCCTCGAGGAGGACGTGCTCGCCGGCGGCGAGGTCCAGGAGTCCGACGAAGCCGGTCTGCTGGCCGCCACCGAGGCGCTGGCCGAGCGACGGCTGGCCGAGGTCGCCCGCCAGGCCCCCGCGTTCACAACCGTGCTGCGCGCGTACCGACGTGCGGTGGCCGACGGAGACGTGGCACAGGCCGAGGGTCTGCTGGCATGGCTCGGCGGCCAGCCCCACGTCGCCGCCGCGGTGAAGCGTGCCGCGGGGATCAAGGGCGACCTGGACCACGGCGGCGCGCTGTCGTTCCTCTCCGGGCTGCTGACCGTCCTGCGTGATGCCGGCCGCTCCGGGCTGGTCCTGGTGCTGGACGAGGTCGAGACCCTCCAGCGAGTCCGAGGCGACGTTCGCGAACGAGCCCTCAACGGACTGCGCCAGCTGATCGACGAGATCGACGGCGGTCGCTTCCCCGGCCTGTACCTGGTCATCACGGGAACTCCTGCGTTCTTCGACGGACCGCAGGGCGTCAAGCGGCTGCCGCCGCTCGCCCAGCGGCTGCACACCGACTTCACGACCGACGCCCGGTTCGACAACCCACGGGCGGTGCAGATCCGCCTGTCCGGCTTCAGCCACGACGGCTTGGTCGAGGTGGGCACTCGCGTCCGCGACATCTATGCCGACGGGCCCGCGGCCCCCGACAGGGTCCGCCAGCACGTCGACGACTCCTTCGTCGCCACGCTCGCCAACGCCGTCACCGGCGACCTCGGAGGTCAGGTCGGCATCGCCCCCCGCGTCTTCCTCCGCAAGCTCGTCGAGGACGTCCTCGACCGCGTCGATCAGTTCGACGACTTCGACCCTCGGCAGCACTACACCCTCACCATCGGTGACGCCGAGCTGACCGACCTCGAACGCAACGCCCGCGCCGCCACCAGCGTGGACGACATCGACTTGGAGCTCTAA
- a CDS encoding DUF6308 family protein, with amino-acid sequence MMNTGFADELEARLLQNRAANDLQRYFGGGWTGGFWDRAVAALPSDAIGVADAAVSQLLAIGVTPKGGRGRVGTHGLTQLLELDGQIEELLSQIPVDRDLHTLTEEEFAKWVGDRDAPNGLANQLFELVRRQLHPKEDRAVATYKLLAAKRPRLLPIRDTKVARLLTGKAAPKWYRPLWTAFRERQGIVARLEDLHEELGRKDVSLLRIADVVLWMQATEPDANATCLDHDWVEHRQS; translated from the coding sequence ATGATGAACACCGGCTTTGCAGACGAACTGGAAGCACGTCTCCTGCAGAACCGAGCCGCCAATGATCTACAGAGGTACTTCGGCGGAGGATGGACCGGAGGATTCTGGGACCGGGCCGTCGCGGCGTTGCCGTCTGACGCGATCGGGGTGGCAGACGCAGCAGTCAGCCAGCTGCTCGCGATCGGCGTCACGCCGAAGGGTGGACGGGGTCGTGTCGGCACTCATGGACTGACACAGCTTCTGGAGCTGGACGGACAGATCGAGGAACTGCTCTCCCAGATCCCTGTCGACCGTGATCTGCACACGCTGACGGAGGAGGAGTTCGCGAAGTGGGTAGGTGACCGTGACGCACCGAACGGATTGGCAAACCAGCTGTTCGAGCTTGTCCGAAGACAGCTCCACCCGAAGGAGGACCGCGCTGTCGCCACCTACAAACTATTGGCCGCGAAGCGGCCACGGTTGCTGCCGATTCGGGACACGAAGGTCGCACGACTCCTCACCGGCAAGGCTGCGCCCAAGTGGTACCGCCCACTCTGGACTGCGTTCCGTGAGCGCCAAGGGATCGTCGCCCGACTGGAGGATCTGCACGAAGAGCTGGGCCGAAAGGACGTCTCGTTGCTGCGGATCGCGGACGTCGTCCTGTGGATGCAAGCCACCGAACCCGACGCGAACGCTACGTGTCTCGACCATGACTGGGTAGAGCACCGACAGAGCTGA